One genomic region from bacterium encodes:
- a CDS encoding BamA/TamA family outer membrane protein: protein MRRLTIFLVFFFICLPNLLKAQEFGKNKVVYDHFTWQIMKTEHFDIYFNPEIYNLAKKASLMAEEAYQKISEDLSCHVEKKIPFVLFKSHYDFEQTNIILELIDKNVGGFSEVFKSRLVVPFEGSYKQLETVITHELTHIFTFNILYKDALKSIFTNQFLYNPPLWFMEGLAEYETGDLDCKGEMVLADAVINNYLIPLSNLNDLSGFSQSNTYLAYKESHSFLNFVASNYGKEKLAYLTKRLAVDKNIEELFQKIIGEDLLKVENKWRISLQQRYFPQVKVRKDPSSISRKILNDKEYALLPIYSPGGEMLLFLANHKSYLDIFLAREEDGKIIKNLTSPLRFKHFEDLNTQGRFLSWSGNYIAFIAKDKGRDHIYLWDILGDKIAHKLSFKKFNTITSLDLSHDEKRVVFSVQEEEHSAIYIYHISEKILRKVTSYALDKEPVFSPDDKYLAFEREENNSKNIYLYSLEEHKLEKVISNKADNINPSWKDMENIYFVSNYEGRFNLFLYSLKDNKCFQVTNEYGGIFWPTASPDKSKVAFTSYFNGDYNIFVLRDEEIRLKECNFDLNHHVVPKLTSQVKETALEVSNYKVKMALDWAQGSFAYSTLSGLSATTQVAASDILGNHRFILTTDYLASIGSFKDFNFYLTYLYLTRKPQIGVGLFNWGNYFYYQEDKIMDRDSGGLFFLRHPLSKYCRLDSGFLFEQKTRKYIETIKETEIKKANSVFLAYTVDTSSWNYKGPVNGQRSLLAIEKFFKISKDDLKYTNYRLDLRRYFQISQESSLALRLLCLHSEGSHPEDFFLGGSNTLRGYDYDEFRGNKVVLLNTEIRFPFIKLIYLSFPVPIAIKNIGANLFVDLGSAWLKGENPRLWIASKKKIGDNFHMSTGIGIRTTLGLFPLRFDYAWQTNLRTSSKPNLEISIGYDY from the coding sequence ATGAGAAGATTAACTATATTTTTAGTTTTCTTTTTTATCTGCCTGCCTAATCTTTTAAAGGCTCAAGAATTTGGAAAAAATAAGGTAGTCTATGACCATTTTACCTGGCAAATTATGAAGACAGAGCATTTTGATATCTATTTTAATCCTGAAATTTATAATTTAGCCAAAAAGGCTTCTCTTATGGCGGAAGAAGCTTATCAGAAGATCAGCGAAGACCTCTCTTGTCATGTGGAAAAAAAAATTCCTTTTGTCTTATTTAAATCCCATTATGATTTTGAACAGACAAATATTATCTTAGAGCTTATTGACAAAAATGTAGGTGGATTTTCTGAAGTCTTTAAATCGCGCCTGGTCGTTCCTTTTGAAGGTTCATACAAGCAACTTGAGACAGTAATTACTCATGAACTTACTCATATCTTTACTTTTAATATCTTATATAAAGATGCTTTAAAATCTATCTTTACTAACCAGTTTCTCTATAATCCTCCTCTTTGGTTTATGGAAGGCTTAGCTGAGTATGAAACAGGAGACTTAGACTGTAAAGGAGAAATGGTTTTAGCTGATGCGGTAATTAATAATTACCTTATTCCTTTGAGTAACTTGAATGATCTTAGTGGATTTTCTCAATCTAACACTTACTTAGCTTATAAAGAAAGCCATTCTTTTTTGAACTTTGTGGCCTCTAATTATGGAAAAGAAAAGTTAGCTTATTTAACCAAAAGACTGGCTGTAGATAAAAATATAGAAGAATTATTTCAAAAAATCATAGGAGAAGACCTTCTTAAAGTAGAAAATAAGTGGAGGATATCTCTTCAGCAAAGATACTTTCCTCAAGTAAAAGTTAGAAAAGATCCATCTTCGATAAGTAGAAAGATATTAAATGATAAGGAATATGCTCTTCTGCCTATTTATTCTCCAGGAGGGGAGATGCTTCTTTTCTTGGCTAATCACAAAAGCTACTTAGATATTTTTTTAGCCCGAGAAGAAGATGGTAAGATTATAAAAAATTTAACTTCTCCTTTGAGATTTAAACATTTTGAAGATTTAAATACTCAAGGAAGGTTCTTATCTTGGTCTGGCAATTATATTGCTTTTATTGCTAAAGATAAAGGGCGTGATCATATCTATCTTTGGGATATCTTGGGAGATAAGATTGCTCATAAACTAAGCTTTAAAAAGTTTAATACCATTACTTCGTTAGATCTTTCCCATGATGAAAAAAGGGTAGTCTTTTCTGTTCAAGAAGAAGAGCACTCAGCTATTTATATCTACCATATTTCTGAAAAAATACTCAGAAAGGTAACTTCTTACGCTTTAGATAAGGAGCCGGTGTTTTCTCCTGATGATAAATACCTTGCTTTTGAGCGAGAAGAAAATAATTCTAAGAATATTTACCTCTATTCTTTAGAAGAACATAAACTGGAAAAGGTAATTTCTAATAAGGCCGATAACATTAATCCTTCTTGGAAAGATATGGAGAATATATATTTTGTGAGCAATTATGAGGGTAGATTTAATCTTTTTCTTTACAGCTTAAAAGATAATAAATGTTTTCAAGTTACCAACGAATATGGAGGTATTTTTTGGCCGACTGCTTCGCCAGATAAGAGTAAGGTTGCTTTTACTTCTTACTTTAATGGAGATTATAATATCTTTGTCTTAAGAGATGAAGAAATAAGACTTAAAGAATGTAATTTTGACCTTAATCACCATGTAGTTCCTAAGCTTACCTCACAGGTTAAAGAAACTGCTTTAGAAGTTTCTAACTATAAAGTTAAGATGGCCTTAGATTGGGCCCAAGGAAGTTTTGCTTATTCTACCTTATCTGGTCTTTCTGCTACTACGCAAGTAGCCGCAAGTGATATTTTAGGTAATCACCGTTTTATTCTAACTACAGATTATTTAGCTTCTATTGGTAGCTTTAAGGACTTTAATTTTTATTTAACCTATTTATATCTTACTAGAAAACCTCAAATAGGAGTGGGGTTATTTAATTGGGGTAATTATTTTTACTATCAAGAAGATAAGATTATGGATAGAGATTCTGGAGGATTGTTCTTTTTAAGGCATCCTTTGAGTAAATACTGTCGCTTAGATAGTGGATTTCTTTTTGAGCAAAAGACAAGGAAGTATATCGAGACAATAAAAGAGACGGAGATCAAAAAGGCTAATTCTGTCTTTTTAGCCTATACCGTCGATACCAGTAGTTGGAACTATAAAGGACCTGTTAATGGCCAGAGATCTCTTCTTGCTATTGAAAAGTTTTTTAAGATTTCTAAAGATGATTTAAAGTACACAAATTATAGATTAGACTTAAGAAGATACTTCCAGATAAGCCAGGAGTCTTCCTTGGCTCTTCGTCTCTTATGTCTTCACAGCGAAGGCAGCCATCCTGAGGATTTTTTCCTGGGGGGAAGCAATACTTTAAGGGGTTATGATTATGATGAATTTAGAGGTAATAAAGTAGTTTTGCTTAATACAGAAATTCGCTTTCCTTTTATCAAATTGATCTATCTTTCTTTTCCTGTTCCGATAGCGATTAAGAATATTGGAGCTAATTTATTTGTAGATTTGGGTTCGGCCTGGCTTAAAGGCGAAAACCCTCGATTATGGATTGCTTCAAAAAAGAAGATCGGAGATAATTTCCATATGAGTACAGGAATTGGCATTAGAACTACTTT